The Castor canadensis chromosome 13, mCasCan1.hap1v2, whole genome shotgun sequence genome has a window encoding:
- the Cysrt1 gene encoding cysteine-rich tail protein 1 yields MDPHEMVVKNPYTHISIPRAHLRPDLGQKLEEAPSSTSSSEMQPLPLGTCAPEPAGFLQPTEIPGPKGAKGTTPNQTWQQPCNPYSSGQRPAGLTYAGLPPVGRGDDIAHHCCCFPCCACCHCPRFCRCHSCCCVVS; encoded by the coding sequence ATGGACCCCCATGAGATGGTTGTCAAGAACCCGTACACCCACATCAGCATTCCCCGTGCTCACCTGCGGCCTGACCTGGGGCAGAAGTTAGAAGAGGCTCCTTCCTCGACCTCATCCTCTGAGATGCAGCCTCTGCCCTTGGGGACCTGTGCCCCAGAGCCAGCTGGCTTCCTGCAGCCCACAGAGATCCCAGGCCCCAAGGGGGCCAAAGGCACTACCCCCAACCAGACCTGGCAGCAGCCTTGCAACCCCTATAGCAGTGGGCAGCGCCCAGCAGGACTGACCTATGCTGGCCTGCCACCGGTCGGGCGTGGAGATGACATTGCACACCACTGCTGCTGCTTCCCTTGCTGCGCCTGCTGCCACTGCCCACGATTCTGCCGCTGTCACAGCTGCTGTTGTGTTGTCTCCTAG
- the Slc34a3 gene encoding sodium-dependent phosphate transport protein 2C — MPKSLAVGQVPLPARDTVDLVDRSPRIAETALPDWIPAGTSTSGPGLEEGDMEAQLKDTGQLKEFSMASRLHQVVISFFKACGLVASLYFFICSLDILSSAFQLLGSKMAGDIFKDNVVLSNPVAGLVIGVLVTVLVQSSSTSSSIVVSMVASKLLTVQASVPIIMGVNVGTSVTSTLVSMAQSGDRDEFRRAFSGSAVHGIFNWLTVLVLLPLESATAMLERLSELTLSAASLQPGQQAPNILKALTQPFTHLIVQLDSNVITGSATGNTTDSSLIKQWCDSKGETVMGNSSECGAFGHCTERNITALLEDKLPCHHLFVGSVLTDLAVGCILLAGSLLVLCVCLVLIVKLLNSVLRGRIAQAVRTVINADFPFPFAWLSGYLAILVGAGLTFLLQSSSVFTAAIVPLMGVGVISLDRAYPLFLGSNIGTTTTALLAALASPADMLLFAVQVALIHFFFNLAGILLWYMVPVLRLPISLAKSFGNLTARYRWVAIVYLLLTFLLLPLAVFGLSLAGTTVLAAAGGPLVGLVFLIILVNVLQQRQPSWLPRCLRAWAWLPLWLHSLEPWDRLVTHCCPGRVCSPHKTDAKEAHCYNNPEVLASQLL, encoded by the exons ATGCCGAAATCCCTTGCTGTTGGCCAGGTCCCTCTCCCCGCTCGGGACACGGTTGACCTGGTGGACAGAAGTCCAAGAATTGCAG AAACAGCTCTACCTGACTGGATCCCTGCAGGGACCTCCACTTCTGGCCCAGGCTTGGAGGAGGGGGATATGGAAGCTCAGCTGAAGGATACTGGCCAACTGAAAG AGTTCAGTATGGCCAGCAGGCTGCACCAGGTGGTCATCAGCTTCTTCAAGGCCTGTGGGCTCGTAGCTAGCCTCTACTTCTTCATCTGTTCCCTGGATATCCTCAGCTCTGCTTTCCAGCTTCTGGGCA GCAAAATGGCTGGAGACATCTTCAAGGACAACGTGGTACTGTCCAACCCTGTGGCTGGACTGGTCATTGGTGTGCTGGTCACAGTCCTTGTGCAGAGCTCCAGCACATCCTCTTCCATTGTGGTCAGCATGGTGGCCTCTAAAT TGCTGACCGTCCAGGCATCTGTGCCCATCATCATGGGAGTTAACGTGGGCACGTCCGTCACCAGCACTCTTGTCTCAATGGCGCAGTCTGGGGACCGGGATGAGTTTCGGAG GGCCTTCAGCGGCTCAGCAGTGCATGGCATCTTCAACTGGCTCACAGTGCTGGTCTTACTGCCGCTGGAGAGTGCCACAGCCATGCTGGAGAGGCTGAGTGAGCTGACCCTGAGCGCTGCCAGTCTTCAGCCTGGGCAGCAGGCCCCCAACATCCTCAAGGCACTGACACAGCCTTTCACACACCTCATAGTGCAG CTGGATAGCAATGTGATTACCGGCAGTGCTACTGGCAACACTACCGACAGCAGCCTCATTAAGCAATGGTGTGACAGCAAGGGGGAGACG GTCATGGGGAATAGCAGTGAATGTGGAGCTTTTGGTCATTGCACTGAGAGGAACATTACAGCCCTCCTGGAGGATAAGCTGCCCT GCCACCACCTGTTTGTGGGCTCAGTGCTCACGGACCTGGCTGTGGGCTGCATCCTGCTGGCAGGCTCCCTGCTGGTGCTCTGTGTCTGCCTGGTCCTTATTGTCAAGTTGCTTAATTCTGTGCTGCGTGGCCGCATCGCACAGGCCGTGAGGACTGTCATCAATGCAG acttcccttttccctttgctTGGCTCAGCGGCTACCTGGCCATCCTTGTGGGCGCCGGCCTGACCTTTCTGCTCCAGAGCAGCAGTGTCTTCACAGCAGCCATCGTGCCACTCATGG GAGTCGGGGTGATCAGCCTGGACCGGGCATACCCCCTCTTCCTGGGCTCCAACATTGGCACCACCACCACAGCTCTGCTGGCCGCCCTGGCCAGCCCTGCTGACATGCTGCTCTTCGCTGTTCAG GTTGCCCTCATCCACTTCTTCTTCAACCTGGCTGGCATACTCCTTTGGTACATGGTGCCTGTCCTGCGGCTGCCCATCTCACTGGCCAAGAGCTTTGGGAACCTGACAGCCAGATATCGCTGGGTGGCCATTGTCTATCTGCTGCTCACCTTCCTGCTGCTGCCCCTTGCGGTCTTTGGGCTCTCCCTAGCAGGGACCACCGTGCTGGCCGCGGCAGGGGGTCCCCTGGTGGGGCTGGTGTTCCTCATTATCCTGGTTAATGTCCTGCAGCAGCGCCAGCCTTCCTGGCTGCCCCGCTGTCTGCGGGCCTGGGCCTGGCTGCCCCTCTGGCTCCATTCTCTGGAGCCCTGGGACCGCCTGGTGACCCACTGTTGCCCTGGTAGGGTCTGTAGCCCCCATAAGACCGACGCCAAAGAGGCTCACTGCTACAATAACCCTGAGGTCCTGGCCTCCCAGTTGTTGTAA
- the Rnf224 gene encoding RING finger protein 224 — protein sequence MLQPEGPPALEEGAAPTAPRNDCIICYSAYDLSAHLPRRLYCGHTFCQACMRRLDAPAHEQHWILCPQCRQSTPTPRGGVAMLDLDLAAFLAVKAEREPLKVEPQSPVPLKDSTTITQQPAGLCPTLGPQPHFPQPRHCCWGWGGLCWCPPGSPEV from the coding sequence ATGTTGCAGCCTGAGGGTCCCCCAGCCTTGGAGGAGGGGGCAGCCCCCACAGCCCCTCGTAACGACTGCATCATCTGCTATTCTGCCTACGACCTCTCTGCGCACCTGCCTCGCCGCCTCTACTGTGGTCACACCTTCTGCCAGGCATGCATGCGGCGGCTGGACGCTCCAGCTCATGAGCAGCACTGGATTCTCTGCCCACAGTGCCGCCAGAGCACACCCACGCCCCGCGGAGGGGTGGCCATGCTGGACTTGGACCTAGCTGCCTTTTTAGCAGTCAAGGCTGAGCGGGAACCATTGAAGGTGGAGCCCCAGTCCCCTGTACCCCTCAAAGACAGCACCACCATCACTCAGCAGCCGGCTGGGCTCTGCCCCACCTTGGGCCCCCAGCCCCACTTCCCCCAGCCCAGACACTGCTGCTGGGGCTGGGGCGGCCTGTGCTGGTGCCCCCCTGGCAGCCCCGAAGTCTGA